In one Desulfobacterales bacterium genomic region, the following are encoded:
- a CDS encoding nicotinamide mononucleotide transporter codes for MIEWVVTALSIIGAILNARCKVSGFYFWTIANLSWVVIDFNRGPHAQAALFLFYFATCLYGIYSWKNRS; via the coding sequence ATGATTGAATGGGTTGTTACCGCCCTCAGCATCATCGGAGCCATCCTCAACGCCCGCTGCAAAGTCAGCGGGTTTTATTTTTGGACCATCGCAAATCTCAGCTGGGTCGTTATCGATTTCAACCGCGGCCCACACGCCCAGGCGGCTCTGTTTCTGTTTTATTTTGCCACTTGTCTTTATGGAATTTATTCCTGGAAAAATAGATCCTGA
- a CDS encoding type II toxin-antitoxin system YafQ family toxin, translated as MRTIRHTSRFKRDYKREKSGRHGKVLDTALKEVVTVLSSDSPLPRNKFDHPLSGEWSDYRDCHIKPDLILIYRKPDNEHLDLVRLGSHSEIGL; from the coding sequence ATGCGGACGATTAGGCATACCAGTCGTTTTAAACGTGATTATAAACGGGAAAAATCAGGGCGACACGGTAAAGTATTAGATACCGCCTTGAAAGAAGTTGTAACAGTTCTTTCCAGCGACTCCCCATTACCTCGAAATAAATTTGACCACCCGCTTTCCGGCGAATGGTCGGATTATCGGGATTGTCATATTAAACCAGATCTGATTCTCATATACCGCAAGCCCGACAACGAGCACCTTGATTTGGTCCGTCTTGGATCACATAGCGAAATAGGCTTGTGA
- a CDS encoding TM2 domain-containing protein, which yields MHSKAIGYLLWIFGFMGAHRFYYGRPVSGTLYFFTLGLLFIGWIVDLFLIPSMDREASIKYTPGPKDYNIAWVLLTFLGLLGIHRFYLGKWFTGVIYLLSGGLFLVGIVYDYWTLNIQIGEANQAV from the coding sequence ATGCACAGCAAGGCAATCGGGTATTTATTATGGATATTCGGCTTTATGGGGGCTCATCGGTTTTACTACGGCCGGCCGGTAAGCGGCACCCTCTATTTTTTCACGCTGGGGTTACTTTTCATCGGCTGGATTGTAGATCTTTTTTTAATTCCTTCCATGGATCGCGAGGCGAGCATCAAATACACCCCCGGGCCCAAGGATTATAACATTGCGTGGGTACTTCTGACCTTCCTCGGGTTACTCGGTATCCACCGATTTTATCTCGGAAAATGGTTCACCGGGGTCATTTACCTTTTGTCCGGCGGACTCTTTCTGGTGGGCATCGTTTACGATTACTGGACCTTGAATATTCAGATCGGGGAAGCGAATCAGGCCGTTTAA
- the rlmN gene encoding 23S rRNA (adenine(2503)-C(2))-methyltransferase RlmN, whose amino-acid sequence MNLLGLTCDELTEMFRRRYGRGLFHAAAVYRAFYRDPCFDIGKLPEFAASGGLAEEVGADLSIRLPEVVRQETCERTTKLVLRLADGLEIESVVVPMANHTSLCLSSQAGCRMGCRFCRTGQMGFQRNLRADEIVAQVYAVKVLMGLNVRNVVFMGMGEPLDNFDALIRAIRILEDQRGLNIAKRHMTVSTVGLVEGIRKLAAQNWPQLKLAVSLNAPNDDVRNRLMPINHRFPLSQLKSVLQDYPLARGNALFFEYVLIKGQNDQPAHAGQLSAYLKGLPAKLNLILFNPGPNLPYLAPTPEDVARFHCALVAEGVFVRLRSAKGADIRAACGQLGRANI is encoded by the coding sequence ATGAATTTACTTGGGCTTACATGCGACGAATTGACAGAGATGTTTCGCAGGCGCTATGGACGTGGCCTTTTTCATGCGGCGGCGGTGTACCGGGCGTTTTATCGTGACCCCTGCTTTGATATCGGCAAGCTGCCCGAGTTTGCGGCTTCCGGGGGGCTGGCCGAAGAGGTGGGGGCGGATTTGTCCATTCGGTTGCCGGAGGTTGTTCGGCAGGAGACATGCGAAAGGACGACCAAACTGGTGTTGCGCCTGGCCGATGGGTTGGAAATCGAATCGGTGGTGGTTCCCATGGCCAATCACACCAGCCTGTGCCTTTCCAGCCAGGCCGGCTGCCGTATGGGTTGCCGGTTTTGCCGGACGGGGCAAATGGGCTTTCAGCGCAATCTGAGGGCTGATGAGATCGTGGCACAGGTTTATGCGGTGAAAGTTTTGATGGGATTAAATGTGCGCAATGTGGTCTTTATGGGCATGGGGGAACCGCTGGATAATTTCGATGCGCTGATTCGGGCGATTCGTATCTTGGAGGATCAGCGGGGGTTGAACATCGCCAAACGCCATATGACGGTTTCCACGGTGGGCCTCGTCGAAGGCATTCGGAAACTGGCGGCGCAAAACTGGCCCCAGCTTAAACTGGCGGTCTCCCTGAACGCCCCCAATGATGACGTGCGAAACCGGCTGATGCCGATCAATCATCGCTTTCCGTTGTCCCAACTCAAATCGGTACTTCAGGACTATCCCCTGGCGCGGGGCAATGCCTTGTTTTTCGAATATGTGCTGATTAAGGGGCAAAACGACCAGCCCGCGCATGCCGGGCAGCTATCCGCGTATTTGAAGGGACTTCCGGCCAAGCTTAATTTGATTTTATTCAATCCCGGACCCAATCTACCCTACCTGGCGCCGACCCCCGAGGATGTGGCGCGTTTTCATTGCGCCCTTGTCGCAGAGGGTGTTTTTGTACGCTTGCGAAGCGCCAAAGGCGCTGATATTCGTGCCGCTTGCGGTCAGCTCGGCCGAGCCAATATATGA
- a CDS encoding type II toxin-antitoxin system RelB/DinJ family antitoxin, with protein MIATQKTVVRARIDGRTKSEAEAVLASIGLTVSDAFRMMMMRIAAEKALPFEPLIPNKETIEAMTAARRGELITVGKIDNLLATLNADD; from the coding sequence ATGATTGCGACTCAAAAAACTGTTGTTCGCGCCCGGATTGACGGGCGAACCAAGAGTGAAGCCGAGGCCGTGCTTGCCTCTATCGGGCTTACCGTTTCCGATGCTTTCAGAATGATGATGATGCGGATAGCGGCGGAAAAGGCATTGCCCTTTGAACCGCTTATCCCCAACAAGGAAACCATCGAAGCAATGACAGCGGCCAGACGCGGCGAACTTATCACAGTTGGGAAGATTGACAACCTATTGGCGACGCTAAATGCGGACGATTAG
- a CDS encoding KamA family radical SAM protein — protein MNDNDYTLEIFINEAAPLLDLIRNTSSLGNVRRKLFNKVSSIQFEAFSESRKVPFDERLIVRDCARAFRGVLKGNSDKKAGFSVAQAIWDIARGVPRTDLLPGFFAEMIHIVRGIQGRAGAMTPTDVDITEKMKGRKAALARSDDLDRMWERVTSLMDRYEDGLSEEAVNRREIRRSAILSALNALPADWENWTWQANHVVKEPGLLSRMVMLSEEENRNVAQARDLGIPFGITPYYLSLMDDIDDIGNDRWGRDRAVRAQVLPPKSYVSEMGAGRLDRAKTFDFMLERDTSPVDLVTRRYPAIAILKPFNTCPQICVYCQRNWEIDEAMAPTAMAHPKTLEKAYTYIEQHPAIREVLVTGGDPLVMSDDKLHNILSRIAGIKSVDFIRIGSRTPVTLPMRITKDLAALLGSFRKPGVREVALVTHVEHPYEVTPEFVTAVDRLRREGIGIYNQHVYTFFVSRRFEAACLRMLLRRCGVDPYYTFVPKGKEETAAYRVPLARILQEQKEEARLLPGTRRTDEAVYNVPGLGKNYVRAFQHRDIISILPDGSRVYEFHPWEKMIARRKPYVGVDVPILEYLKRLATIGETITDYGSIWYYY, from the coding sequence ATGAACGACAACGATTATACGTTAGAGATTTTTATCAACGAAGCGGCGCCGCTTCTGGACCTGATACGAAATACGAGCTCACTGGGTAATGTGCGCCGCAAACTTTTCAACAAGGTGTCCAGCATTCAGTTTGAAGCGTTTTCGGAATCCCGAAAAGTGCCTTTTGACGAACGGCTTATCGTCCGGGATTGCGCTCGTGCATTTCGCGGCGTTTTAAAAGGAAATTCGGACAAAAAAGCCGGTTTCAGCGTCGCGCAGGCCATATGGGACATTGCCAGGGGCGTACCCCGCACAGATCTGTTGCCGGGTTTCTTCGCTGAAATGATTCACATTGTCCGGGGCATTCAGGGCCGCGCCGGCGCCATGACACCCACCGATGTGGACATAACGGAAAAGATGAAAGGCAGAAAGGCCGCACTCGCCCGCTCTGATGACCTGGACCGAATGTGGGAAAGAGTCACTTCCCTGATGGACCGATATGAGGACGGTCTTTCGGAAGAAGCCGTTAACAGGCGAGAAATAAGACGCAGTGCCATTTTAAGTGCCCTGAATGCCCTCCCCGCTGATTGGGAAAACTGGACCTGGCAGGCCAACCATGTGGTCAAAGAGCCGGGGCTCCTATCCCGAATGGTAATGCTTTCCGAGGAGGAAAATCGAAACGTGGCCCAAGCCAGGGACTTGGGAATCCCCTTCGGAATCACCCCCTATTACCTCTCCCTCATGGACGATATCGATGATATCGGTAACGACCGATGGGGCCGGGACCGGGCCGTACGGGCGCAGGTGCTTCCCCCGAAAAGCTATGTGTCGGAAATGGGCGCCGGACGTCTCGATAGGGCCAAAACCTTCGATTTTATGCTGGAACGCGATACCTCTCCGGTCGATCTCGTGACCCGCCGTTACCCGGCCATCGCCATTTTAAAGCCGTTCAACACCTGCCCGCAAATCTGTGTGTACTGCCAGAGAAACTGGGAAATCGACGAAGCCATGGCGCCCACGGCCATGGCTCACCCAAAGACACTGGAAAAGGCATACACCTATATCGAGCAGCATCCCGCCATTCGGGAAGTACTGGTAACGGGCGGAGATCCCCTCGTAATGTCCGACGACAAATTACATAATATCCTTTCCCGTATTGCCGGCATCAAAAGCGTGGATTTCATCCGTATCGGCAGCCGGACACCTGTCACCTTGCCGATGCGGATCACAAAGGATCTGGCAGCACTCCTGGGCTCCTTCCGAAAACCGGGCGTTCGAGAAGTCGCGTTGGTCACCCATGTGGAACACCCTTACGAAGTCACGCCGGAATTCGTGACGGCTGTGGACCGCTTGCGACGAGAGGGTATCGGTATCTATAATCAACATGTTTACACCTTTTTTGTTTCCCGCCGCTTCGAAGCCGCCTGTCTTCGCATGCTTCTGCGCCGTTGCGGCGTGGATCCTTATTACACCTTCGTGCCCAAGGGCAAAGAGGAAACCGCGGCATACCGGGTTCCGCTCGCCCGAATCCTTCAGGAGCAGAAAGAGGAAGCAAGACTTCTGCCCGGCACGCGCAGAACCGACGAAGCGGTCTATAACGTGCCGGGCCTGGGGAAAAACTACGTCCGCGCATTTCAGCACCGGGACATAATCTCGATTTTACCGGATGGATCCCGTGTTTATGAATTCCACCCGTGGGAGAAAATGATCGCTCGCCGAAAGCCGTATGTAGGCGTTGATGTCCCCATATTGGAATACCTGAAACGGCTTGCGACAATCGGTGAAACTATCACGGATTACGGCAGTATCTGGTACTATTACTGA
- a CDS encoding bifunctional proline dehydrogenase/L-glutamate gamma-semialdehyde dehydrogenase, whose amino-acid sequence METINENAIIPEAVAQAASWLNRANALLTHEEKAIQKQMKRLLSHPMDKVVLTRLIDQSFRSHSNSRVADQVEELLRHYGAPDFFSRVEKLLMQMFQGLGRFFPDLLVPKMIDRMRHTSSRAIIPGEPDALHAHLQKRSAQGIRMNINHLGEAVLGEAEAKERLETYIRDLKDPAIEYISIKISTIYSQISSFAFDHAVEVLSNRLAVLYRVAKENYFTRRNGERVTKFVNLDMEEYRDLWITYRAFTQTLSREKFKDYSAGIVLQAYLPDSLLIQKEMTAWARERVAAGGAPIKLRIVKGANMEMELLEASLFNWPQAPYDNKLEVDANYKRMVCYGMQPENIGVVNLGIASHNLFELAYAGCLAKAYRVEKYVYFEMLEGMADHVRRALSEEMADVLLYAPVAAREEFINAIAYLIRRLDENTTPGNFLRYAPELTVESEEWAYLKEKFLLSCDAMEKARLGPNRTQNRQHESVLLMGTFYDNRFTNEPDTDWSLAANRRWAETIRREWKKEKPDVPVEIPIVIGGEARVSGRRMVDCFDPNQYPNQILVARYATATEEDIDDAVNAARLDPDGWRKTSLRQRHEILSRVAAQLRAARGNLIGAAAADTGKVFTESDVEVSEAIDFAEYYPFSAKAFDAIGSVSARGKGVGVVIAPWNFPVAIPCGGIAVALAAGNTVIFKPASDAVLTAWELCNCFWRAGVSRNVLQFVPCNGSAVGARLTGHVNVDFVILTGGTDTGLCMLEKTPGLYLAAETGGKNATIVTDMADRDQAIKNVIYSAFGNGGQKCSATSLLILEKPVYDDAHFKEQLVDAAKSLHVGTAWEFQNKVGPLIRPPAGDLARALATPAPGESWALAPTCINGNPRLWTPGIKYGVRPGSFMHRTELFGPVLGVMCAEDLNHALSLVNATGYGLTSGIESLDQREQAAWKAQIQAGNLYINRGTTGAITLRQPFGGMGKSALGPGLKAGGPDYVAQFMDFEDLHYPNVGVMQKESELLKLADAWQLKVRWGKMPKFQEDILKAASAVRSYLFHMEAHFSKELDYFHLRGQDNILRYLPVGKLLIRLHPSDSLFEVLARIAAVQISGCAGIVSAPPDMPGEVMEFLETADGKILLEDTPVVTQHDGSLIDLMPQIHRIRYAAPNRVPKEVFAAAARTGFYIARAPVLMEGRIELLHYLRQQSICCNYHRYGNLGERGLSQAALKSAQHVPKKSA is encoded by the coding sequence ATGGAAACGATAAACGAAAACGCCATTATACCGGAAGCGGTCGCTCAGGCGGCGTCCTGGCTGAATCGGGCCAATGCGCTGCTGACGCATGAGGAAAAAGCAATTCAAAAGCAGATGAAGCGACTTTTAAGCCATCCGATGGATAAGGTGGTGTTGACCCGCCTGATCGATCAGAGCTTTCGGTCTCATTCCAACAGCCGGGTGGCGGATCAGGTCGAAGAGTTGCTGCGGCACTACGGCGCGCCCGATTTTTTTTCCCGCGTGGAAAAATTATTGATGCAGATGTTTCAGGGGCTGGGGCGCTTTTTCCCCGATCTTCTGGTGCCCAAAATGATTGACCGCATGCGCCATACCAGCAGCCGGGCGATTATTCCGGGAGAGCCCGATGCGCTGCATGCCCACCTGCAAAAAAGAAGCGCTCAGGGCATTCGAATGAACATCAACCACCTGGGCGAAGCCGTGTTGGGAGAGGCGGAAGCGAAGGAGCGGCTGGAGACCTACATTCGGGATCTGAAAGATCCGGCCATCGAGTATATCTCGATAAAAATCTCCACCATTTATTCACAGATCAGCTCTTTTGCGTTTGATCACGCCGTGGAAGTGTTGTCGAATCGTCTCGCCGTGCTGTACCGGGTGGCGAAAGAAAATTACTTTACCCGCCGCAACGGCGAGCGAGTCACCAAATTCGTCAATCTCGACATGGAAGAGTATCGCGATCTTTGGATCACCTACCGTGCCTTTACTCAAACGCTTTCGCGGGAAAAATTCAAAGACTATTCCGCCGGTATCGTTTTGCAGGCCTATTTGCCCGATTCTCTTCTCATTCAAAAGGAGATGACCGCGTGGGCCAGGGAGCGGGTGGCTGCGGGCGGCGCCCCGATCAAGCTTCGCATCGTCAAGGGTGCGAACATGGAAATGGAGCTGCTTGAAGCCTCGCTGTTCAACTGGCCGCAAGCCCCTTATGACAACAAGCTTGAAGTGGACGCCAACTATAAGCGAATGGTCTGCTATGGCATGCAGCCTGAGAACATCGGAGTGGTGAATCTGGGAATCGCCTCGCACAATCTTTTTGAGCTGGCGTACGCCGGTTGTCTGGCCAAGGCGTACCGGGTGGAAAAATACGTTTATTTTGAAATGCTGGAAGGCATGGCGGATCATGTCCGGAGGGCGCTATCCGAAGAGATGGCCGATGTGCTTCTGTATGCACCAGTGGCGGCCAGGGAAGAATTCATAAACGCCATCGCCTATCTGATTCGGCGGCTGGACGAGAATACGACGCCCGGGAACTTTCTTCGCTATGCGCCGGAGTTGACGGTTGAATCGGAAGAATGGGCGTATTTAAAAGAAAAATTTCTTCTTTCCTGTGACGCTATGGAGAAAGCCCGCCTCGGTCCCAACCGGACCCAGAATCGGCAACATGAAAGCGTTTTACTGATGGGAACCTTTTATGACAACAGGTTCACCAATGAGCCGGATACGGACTGGTCCCTTGCCGCCAACAGAAGATGGGCCGAGACGATTCGGCGTGAGTGGAAAAAGGAGAAACCTGATGTGCCGGTGGAGATTCCGATCGTGATTGGCGGGGAAGCGCGTGTTTCCGGTCGTCGAATGGTTGACTGTTTTGATCCGAACCAGTATCCGAATCAAATTCTGGTGGCCCGGTATGCAACAGCCACGGAAGAAGACATTGACGACGCCGTGAATGCGGCCCGGCTGGATCCGGACGGCTGGCGGAAAACGAGCCTTCGGCAACGTCATGAGATTCTTTCCCGGGTGGCCGCGCAGCTAAGAGCTGCAAGGGGGAATCTGATCGGGGCTGCGGCCGCCGACACCGGCAAGGTGTTTACGGAAAGCGATGTGGAGGTGTCGGAAGCTATAGATTTTGCAGAGTATTATCCTTTTTCTGCCAAAGCCTTTGATGCCATCGGGTCGGTTTCGGCACGGGGAAAAGGGGTGGGCGTGGTGATCGCTCCTTGGAATTTTCCGGTGGCGATTCCCTGCGGTGGAATTGCCGTCGCGCTGGCTGCCGGCAACACTGTCATTTTTAAACCGGCCTCCGATGCGGTGCTGACGGCCTGGGAACTTTGCAACTGTTTCTGGCGGGCCGGCGTCAGCAGAAACGTACTGCAATTTGTGCCTTGCAACGGCAGTGCTGTTGGCGCCCGTTTAACCGGGCATGTCAATGTTGATTTCGTCATTTTAACGGGCGGCACGGATACGGGGCTTTGCATGTTGGAGAAGACGCCGGGCCTGTATCTGGCCGCTGAAACCGGCGGCAAGAACGCAACCATCGTAACGGATATGGCGGACCGGGATCAGGCCATCAAAAACGTGATCTATTCGGCGTTTGGAAACGGCGGCCAGAAATGCAGCGCCACCTCTCTGTTGATTCTGGAAAAACCGGTTTATGACGATGCTCACTTCAAGGAGCAGCTCGTGGATGCGGCCAAAAGTCTTCATGTGGGCACGGCGTGGGAGTTTCAGAATAAAGTCGGACCGCTGATTCGTCCGCCCGCCGGTGATCTGGCCCGGGCGCTGGCAACGCCGGCTCCGGGAGAATCCTGGGCGCTGGCGCCGACCTGTATCAACGGAAATCCCCGTTTGTGGACACCGGGCATCAAATACGGCGTGCGGCCCGGCAGCTTCATGCATAGGACCGAGCTTTTCGGCCCGGTGCTGGGGGTGATGTGCGCAGAAGATCTGAATCACGCCCTATCGCTGGTAAACGCTACCGGTTATGGGCTTACGTCTGGCATTGAAAGCCTGGACCAGCGGGAGCAGGCGGCATGGAAGGCGCAGATTCAGGCCGGAAACCTCTATATCAACCGGGGCACCACCGGCGCCATCACGCTGCGCCAGCCCTTCGGGGGAATGGGAAAATCCGCCCTCGGGCCGGGACTCAAAGCCGGCGGGCCGGATTATGTGGCGCAGTTCATGGACTTTGAGGACCTTCACTATCCGAATGTCGGCGTTATGCAAAAGGAAAGCGAGCTGCTGAAACTGGCTGATGCCTGGCAGCTGAAGGTGCGTTGGGGAAAAATGCCGAAGTTCCAGGAGGACATTTTGAAGGCGGCAAGCGCCGTGAGAAGTTATTTATTTCATATGGAAGCTCATTTCTCAAAAGAATTGGATTATTTTCACCTGCGTGGGCAGGATAATATCCTTCGGTATTTGCCGGTGGGAAAACTGCTCATTCGCCTTCATCCGTCGGATTCTCTCTTTGAGGTGTTGGCCAGAATCGCTGCTGTTCAAATTTCCGGTTGCGCCGGTATCGTCAGTGCGCCGCCGGACATGCCCGGTGAGGTAATGGAATTTCTCGAGACCGCCGACGGCAAGATTCTGTTGGAAGATACCCCCGTAGTGACCCAGCATGACGGCTCACTGATCGACTTGATGCCGCAGATTCATCGCATTCGCTATGCCGCGCCGAACCGGGTGCCGAAAGAAGTCTTTGCCGCGGCCGCCCGAACCGGATTCTATATCGCCCGGGCGCCGGTCCTGATGGAAGGGCGCATCGAACTTCTCCACTACTTGAGACAGCAAAGCATCTGTTGTAATTATCATCGCTACGGCAATTTGGGAGAGCGAGGATTGAGCCAAGCGGCATTGAAATCGGCTCAGCATGTTCCAAAAAAGTCTGCTTAA
- a CDS encoding SOS response-associated peptidase: protein MMLPRRNIFGGINIPENRRDLMCGRFVISSSYDFIKKSFAIDFTDRDITPNYNVCPTQHIPAVRNKNGKNILTKMHWGLVPSWAKDKSAATRMINARSETISEKPSFRNAFKKRRCLIPVNGYYEWKGDKGNKQPYFITPTTGVLFGFAGLWERWTDKEAPDSSPFDSCTIVTTAASIAIEHIHTRMPLILDPRYYDAWLNPELEDVGELRRILQSGAVQEMTYYPVSKAVNPVKNNGPELIQKISIPPLF from the coding sequence ATGATGTTGCCCCGTCGCAACATTTTTGGGGGGATCAATATTCCAGAAAATCGGAGGGACCTTATGTGCGGACGCTTCGTTATATCCAGCTCATATGATTTTATTAAAAAATCATTCGCGATTGATTTTACGGATAGAGATATCACACCGAATTATAATGTCTGTCCGACACAACATATCCCGGCGGTACGTAATAAAAATGGTAAAAACATCCTGACGAAAATGCACTGGGGCCTGGTGCCCTCATGGGCAAAAGATAAATCAGCGGCGACGAGAATGATTAACGCCCGATCTGAAACCATTTCAGAGAAGCCGAGTTTTCGAAACGCTTTCAAGAAGCGGCGATGTTTAATTCCAGTAAATGGGTATTACGAATGGAAAGGGGATAAGGGGAATAAACAGCCATATTTCATTACGCCAACTACCGGGGTGCTGTTTGGCTTTGCCGGTTTATGGGAGCGCTGGACCGACAAAGAAGCCCCTGACAGTTCGCCATTTGATTCATGTACGATCGTAACAACAGCGGCAAGCATTGCCATAGAGCATATTCACACCAGAATGCCGTTGATACTGGACCCTCGGTATTATGATGCCTGGCTTAATCCCGAATTGGAGGATGTCGGCGAACTAAGGCGAATATTGCAAAGCGGCGCCGTTCAGGAAATGACATACTATCCGGTTTCAAAAGCCGTAAATCCGGTAAAAAACAATGGGCCGGAGCTGATTCAGAAAATCTCTATCCCACCTTTGTTTTGA
- a CDS encoding PEP-CTERM sorting domain-containing protein translates to MKKLLLVFGGLFLLCFISASVYATPVDFEINAGGFGYETSWAIDQLTGGSWSAGMATGTMASYTNYTFNWDLSAGDYLLEMGDTFGDGLDNGGHVYLAVAGNVLLDQVGNVFGSYYSFPFEVNGNNPVPEPSTMILLGFGLVGLAGVARKKMKK, encoded by the coding sequence ATGAAAAAATTATTATTGGTTTTTGGAGGATTGTTTTTATTATGTTTTATCTCCGCATCAGTGTATGCAACACCAGTGGATTTTGAGATCAATGCTGGTGGATTTGGCTATGAAACATCATGGGCCATCGATCAGTTAACAGGCGGGTCCTGGTCAGCGGGGATGGCCACAGGAACCATGGCATCGTACACCAATTACACTTTCAACTGGGATTTGAGTGCAGGTGATTACCTGCTTGAGATGGGGGATACCTTTGGAGATGGCTTGGATAATGGGGGGCATGTATATCTCGCAGTTGCTGGGAACGTTTTGCTCGATCAAGTGGGAAATGTATTCGGTAGCTATTATTCGTTTCCTTTCGAAGTGAACGGAAACAACCCAGTCCCCGAACCCTCAACCATGATTCTTCTCGGTTTTGGTTTAGTCGGGCTTGCCGGCGTTGCCAGAAAGAAAATGAAAAAATAA
- a CDS encoding GIY-YIG nuclease family protein, with amino-acid sequence MTQQMEVLKIDQTRNPDQLRLPQAKGTYVLILYASQTVDLGIGKLGIFRFASGYYAYVGSAFGPGGLVARIRHHLKLSDRPHWHIDYLRAKTQIIEIWYHTENVEHIWAEFLGLLKKAQTPVKGFGCSDCRCSSHLFHYPDKPSFRGFKTKVG; translated from the coding sequence ATGACGCAACAGATGGAAGTCTTAAAAATAGATCAAACTCGAAACCCTGATCAGTTGCGACTTCCACAAGCCAAGGGAACATATGTCCTCATCTTGTACGCATCTCAGACCGTTGATCTGGGAATTGGTAAGCTGGGAATTTTTCGTTTCGCTTCCGGTTATTACGCCTACGTTGGGAGTGCCTTTGGTCCCGGTGGACTGGTTGCCCGTATCCGGCACCACTTGAAGCTATCAGATCGGCCCCATTGGCATATAGATTACCTCCGTGCTAAAACCCAAATTATTGAAATCTGGTATCACACTGAAAATGTAGAGCATATCTGGGCTGAGTTTCTTGGTCTTCTAAAAAAGGCGCAAACACCAGTGAAAGGCTTCGGCTGCTCTGACTGTCGATGTTCGTCCCATCTATTTCATTATCCGGATAAGCCCTCTTTTCGGGGTTTCAAAACAAAGGTGGGATAG
- a CDS encoding DUF3786 domain-containing protein: MALSVVDLYAKVLPRTNCGDCGYPSCLAFASMVVSQKLPLAGCPHLSADTLTRCQPELDAQHAAGKWTRRDLAADALLWAKQRAASMDLKDLPARIGGELAVINGETVLVLPYFDSAIHIRPESIRHADGRELGRWEQVFIFNHMAHGGSKTPTGRWKSLQDFPNTVSKIKSMRNHVEAPLKDHFAGRPEELTAAAIRIGGKNVTAENQSADRAFRFSPLPRIPVMLFFWDGDSSSGLDAEIKLAFDETITEHLDIESIMFLSEHLAKLLLE, encoded by the coding sequence ATGGCCCTATCGGTGGTCGATCTTTATGCAAAGGTCCTTCCGCGCACCAACTGCGGCGATTGCGGCTACCCGAGCTGCTTGGCATTCGCCAGTATGGTCGTCTCTCAAAAACTGCCCCTCGCCGGTTGCCCCCATCTCTCGGCAGACACCCTGACGCGTTGCCAACCCGAACTTGATGCTCAGCATGCGGCTGGCAAATGGACTCGCCGCGACCTGGCCGCCGATGCACTTCTCTGGGCCAAACAGCGGGCCGCCTCTATGGACTTGAAGGACCTCCCGGCGCGCATTGGCGGTGAGCTGGCCGTCATTAACGGCGAGACGGTTCTGGTTCTGCCCTATTTTGATTCCGCAATTCACATTCGTCCCGAGTCCATCCGCCACGCCGACGGGAGGGAACTCGGCCGCTGGGAACAGGTTTTTATCTTCAATCACATGGCCCATGGCGGTTCAAAAACACCCACCGGGCGATGGAAGTCCCTTCAGGATTTTCCAAATACCGTCTCCAAAATCAAGTCCATGCGGAACCATGTGGAAGCGCCCCTGAAGGATCATTTCGCCGGCCGTCCCGAGGAACTGACTGCTGCGGCCATTCGAATCGGTGGCAAAAATGTTACAGCTGAAAACCAGTCGGCCGATCGGGCCTTTCGCTTTTCCCCCCTCCCCCGAATCCCGGTAATGCTGTTTTTCTGGGACGGTGACAGCAGTTCCGGGCTTGATGCGGAAATCAAACTGGCTTTTGACGAAACGATAACAGAACACCTGGATATCGAATCCATCATGTTTTTGAGCGAACACCTCGCCAAACTGCTGCTTGAATAA
- a CDS encoding CRISPR-associated endonuclease Cas1 gives MEEFRPFLADRLALSLINLGQIRAKASK, from the coding sequence ATGGAAGAATTCCGTCCGTTTCTGGCCGACCGATTGGCACTTTCTCTCATTAATCTTGGCCAGATTCGCGCAAAAGCTTCAAAATGA
- a CDS encoding RNA-binding S4 domain-containing protein, which yields MKEIEISKEPIDLYKLLKFGNMVDSGGEAKYVISEGRVFVNGTIETRKRKKIVSGDVVAFGKEKILVQLKRE from the coding sequence ATGAAAGAAATTGAAATATCCAAAGAGCCGATTGATCTCTATAAGCTATTGAAATTCGGAAATATGGTCGATAGCGGCGGCGAGGCGAAATATGTGATCTCTGAAGGGCGGGTTTTCGTTAATGGAACAATTGAAACCAGAAAACGGAAAAAAATCGTTTCGGGTGATGTGGTAGCATTTGGAAAAGAAAAAATTCTTGTGCAACTTAAACGCGAATAA